One Alkalicoccus halolimnae DNA segment encodes these proteins:
- a CDS encoding diguanylate cyclase domain-containing protein: MSNGIDNKKVTGFPAGYAYQQLIVEGTKAVDYEILDMNETMKEIMNKVRLDEVTAARAGNSKENEEEAGWLDIYEQILHYKQTTHFEKYSPGADSWYRVQVIPHDETHFTVIFTDVTDSRRKQNGLQALFSGSLHIQLLLDKEGVISDANPAWESLTNLQKHKTKGTSLLSHVHKEDRCMTARALQRADAGETVKNLVSRIQTGNGEWRFMEWGMHEHERVIYGTALDVTDRYNKELELQRREAFLQYHTSQLPGGLYQLELDAEGHMSFPYYSENFREIFDVTAEEFHDNHNVIFKRVHPDDKQQVLDLIRHSRAHNQLWYHDFRIVTRNKEIRWMRGRAKPLILPDGGCIWYGYISDVSTEKRNELKARTREDQMNMLISQVPGLIYQFHLTESGEHKLKFTSEGMYHLIKVTPEEAYEDINKMFDRIHPGDFDLFKETIEESRINGNIWHLDFRCIHPDKGLRWLRANAKPAYLDNGITCFYGYTYDITEFKEKEIALEKRDRLISDISAQVPGVIYKFVSSGAGDYRFMMATGSLGNVFGKELEHKQVTDLKLERYVHEDDMKPLIERIDYSREEETEFDETFRIVQSSGITKWLHAASFPKKMENGETMWNGYLTDVTADMETEKALKESEEKYRILAEKMEKMAYYDPLTGLPNRRLLFERLQQQFLQANRTGSKVGVLFIDLDNFKAINDRFGHNAGDALLKGVAENLKQAIRESDIVARIAGDEFMVAFTNVYNQSQLEKAAESIQQVFRQQVEVDEHKVKVEASIGVSMYPDHGKDIEDLLRKADQAMYQRKRGNKNGLAVYREGMTFADEKESR; encoded by the coding sequence TTGAGTAACGGAATCGATAATAAAAAAGTGACAGGTTTTCCGGCAGGGTATGCTTATCAGCAGTTAATAGTGGAGGGTACAAAAGCTGTTGATTATGAAATATTGGACATGAATGAAACAATGAAAGAAATAATGAATAAAGTAAGGCTGGATGAGGTAACGGCAGCCAGAGCCGGGAATTCAAAAGAAAACGAAGAGGAAGCTGGATGGCTGGATATTTATGAACAGATTCTTCATTACAAGCAGACCACCCATTTTGAAAAATATTCGCCTGGCGCAGATTCCTGGTACAGAGTTCAGGTTATCCCGCATGATGAGACGCACTTTACTGTAATTTTTACTGACGTTACAGATTCACGGAGAAAACAAAATGGTCTGCAGGCCTTGTTTTCCGGCAGTCTGCACATTCAGCTTCTTTTGGACAAAGAGGGAGTGATCAGCGATGCGAATCCTGCCTGGGAGTCATTAACGAATCTTCAGAAGCATAAGACTAAGGGCACTTCACTGCTTTCTCATGTACATAAAGAAGATCGTTGTATGACTGCGAGGGCCCTTCAGCGCGCTGACGCCGGTGAAACGGTAAAAAACCTGGTCAGCCGGATTCAGACCGGTAATGGAGAATGGCGGTTTATGGAGTGGGGGATGCATGAGCATGAGAGAGTGATTTATGGCACGGCCCTGGATGTGACCGACCGCTATAATAAGGAATTGGAACTGCAGAGGAGAGAAGCTTTTTTGCAGTATCATACGAGCCAGCTCCCAGGAGGCCTTTATCAGCTGGAACTGGATGCAGAAGGTCATATGTCTTTCCCTTACTATTCAGAAAATTTCCGGGAAATATTTGATGTGACTGCAGAAGAATTTCATGATAATCATAACGTGATCTTTAAAAGAGTGCATCCGGATGATAAGCAGCAGGTGCTCGATTTGATTCGTCATTCAAGAGCACACAATCAGCTCTGGTACCATGATTTTAGAATCGTGACAAGGAATAAAGAAATACGCTGGATGAGAGGCCGGGCAAAACCTTTGATTCTGCCTGATGGAGGCTGTATCTGGTACGGATATATATCGGATGTGTCCACTGAAAAAAGAAATGAACTGAAAGCCCGGACGAGGGAAGATCAAATGAATATGCTCATTTCCCAGGTCCCCGGGCTGATTTATCAGTTCCATCTCACTGAATCAGGAGAGCATAAGCTGAAATTCACTTCAGAAGGAATGTATCATCTGATAAAAGTTACACCTGAAGAAGCTTATGAAGATATTAATAAAATGTTCGACCGGATTCATCCGGGGGATTTTGATTTATTTAAAGAAACGATAGAAGAAAGCAGAATTAATGGGAATATATGGCACCTGGATTTCAGGTGTATTCATCCTGACAAAGGCTTACGCTGGTTAAGAGCTAATGCGAAACCGGCTTATTTAGATAACGGGATAACCTGTTTTTACGGCTATACGTACGATATTACCGAATTTAAAGAAAAAGAAATCGCGCTTGAAAAACGGGACCGGCTGATCTCGGACATCTCTGCGCAGGTTCCCGGAGTTATTTATAAGTTTGTCAGCAGCGGGGCAGGGGATTACCGCTTTATGATGGCAACGGGAAGTCTGGGGAATGTATTCGGGAAGGAACTTGAGCATAAACAAGTGACGGACCTCAAACTGGAAAGGTATGTTCATGAAGATGACATGAAGCCTCTTATAGAGAGAATTGATTATTCCAGGGAGGAGGAGACGGAATTCGATGAAACGTTTCGTATCGTGCAGTCATCCGGAATAACAAAGTGGCTTCATGCCGCTTCTTTTCCGAAAAAAATGGAAAACGGCGAAACGATGTGGAACGGGTATTTGACGGACGTTACGGCAGATATGGAAACAGAAAAAGCCTTAAAGGAAAGCGAAGAAAAGTATCGCATCCTGGCAGAAAAAATGGAAAAGATGGCTTATTACGATCCACTTACCGGCCTTCCGAACAGAAGACTCCTTTTTGAACGGCTGCAGCAGCAGTTTCTTCAGGCGAACCGAACGGGATCAAAAGTAGGTGTGCTTTTCATCGATCTGGATAATTTCAAGGCTATCAACGATCGTTTCGGTCATAATGCAGGGGATGCACTTTTAAAAGGCGTAGCTGAAAATCTTAAGCAGGCAATTAGAGAATCGGATATAGTAGCACGTATCGCTGGAGATGAATTTATGGTGGCATTTACGAACGTTTATAACCAATCGCAGCTGGAAAAAGCAGCAGAAAGTATCCAGCAGGTATTCCGTCAGCAGGTAGAAGTAGATGAACATAAAGTAAAAGTGGAAGCTTCTATCGGTGTTTCGATGTACCCTGATCACGGAAAGGACATAGAAGATCTTCTGCGCAAAGCTGATCAGGCTATGTATCAGAGAAAACGGGGGAACAAAAACGGGCTGGCGGTCTATCGGGAGGGCATGACGTTCGCTGATGAGAAGGAAAGCAGGTGA
- a CDS encoding glycoside hydrolase family 13 protein, with translation MTNKTWWKEAVGYQVYPRSFQDSNGDGFGDLRGMIQRLDYLQELGIDFIWICPMYKSPLDDNGYDISDYQDILEDFGTMEDFDELLEECHSRGMKLIIDLVLNHSSDEHQWFIESRSDKNHPKRDWYIWRDGKNGQEPNNWESIFGGSAWEYDEKTDQYFLHVFSRRQPDLNWENPEVRDALFDMVNWWLDKGVDGFRIDAISHIKKTEGFPDMPNPDGRKYVSSFDHHMNQPGIHKFLQEFKEKTYSNYPHAMTVGEANGVGIEEAHMWVGEEGKMDMVFQFEHLDLWDHETGEGLDIVNLKKILTRWQKGLETDGWNALFIENHDKARVVSTWGDDESYWRESATSLAAMYFLMRGTPYIYQGQEIGMTNIYFDSIEDYNDVAAINLYEEKAEEGQAAEAIDVLAVTSRDNSRTPMQWSASVNAGFSAGAPWLKVNPNYKEVNVEAQEKDPFSILNFYKNLIQLRRTNELFVYGSYELLMEKDKQVYAYLRELDGKKAIVISNLTKDHAIWEAEDDVPAVSESQLALKNYESVKPHEHVSSLELRPFETRVYIL, from the coding sequence ATGACAAATAAAACATGGTGGAAAGAAGCAGTGGGATATCAAGTATATCCGCGAAGTTTCCAGGACAGTAACGGTGATGGTTTTGGTGATCTGCGCGGAATGATACAGCGTCTGGATTACCTGCAGGAGCTTGGAATAGATTTTATCTGGATTTGTCCAATGTATAAATCACCTCTTGATGATAACGGTTATGATATTTCTGATTATCAGGATATTCTCGAGGACTTTGGAACAATGGAAGATTTTGATGAACTTCTTGAGGAATGCCACAGCCGTGGAATGAAACTAATCATCGATCTTGTTTTAAATCATTCCAGCGATGAGCATCAGTGGTTTATCGAATCCCGGTCTGATAAAAATCATCCGAAAAGGGACTGGTACATTTGGCGCGATGGTAAAAATGGGCAGGAACCGAACAACTGGGAAAGTATTTTTGGCGGCTCTGCCTGGGAATATGACGAAAAAACAGATCAGTATTTTCTTCATGTATTCAGCCGGCGCCAGCCTGACCTTAATTGGGAAAACCCGGAAGTGCGTGACGCTCTGTTTGATATGGTGAACTGGTGGCTTGATAAAGGAGTGGACGGTTTCCGTATTGACGCAATCAGCCATATTAAAAAAACAGAGGGATTCCCTGATATGCCTAATCCGGATGGCAGGAAATATGTTTCCTCCTTCGATCATCATATGAATCAGCCGGGTATTCATAAATTTCTTCAGGAATTTAAGGAAAAAACCTACAGCAACTATCCTCATGCTATGACCGTAGGAGAAGCCAACGGAGTTGGCATTGAAGAAGCTCATATGTGGGTCGGTGAGGAAGGTAAAATGGATATGGTCTTTCAGTTTGAGCATTTAGATCTGTGGGACCACGAAACGGGTGAAGGACTCGACATCGTTAATTTGAAAAAAATTCTCACACGCTGGCAGAAAGGTCTTGAAACAGATGGCTGGAACGCTTTGTTCATTGAAAATCATGACAAAGCACGTGTTGTTTCTACCTGGGGAGACGATGAATCTTACTGGCGAGAAAGTGCCACCTCTCTGGCTGCGATGTACTTTTTGATGCGGGGAACCCCTTATATTTACCAGGGGCAGGAAATTGGAATGACGAATATTTATTTTGATTCAATTGAGGACTATAATGATGTGGCAGCGATTAATCTTTATGAAGAAAAGGCAGAGGAAGGCCAAGCTGCCGAAGCCATTGACGTTCTTGCAGTTACTTCCCGTGATAACAGCCGTACACCGATGCAGTGGTCTGCTTCCGTGAATGCAGGATTCAGCGCAGGTGCTCCATGGCTGAAAGTGAACCCGAATTACAAAGAAGTAAATGTCGAAGCGCAGGAAAAAGATCCATTCTCCATTCTTAACTTTTATAAAAATCTGATTCAGCTTCGACGCACAAATGAACTCTTTGTTTATGGTTCCTATGAGCTCCTTATGGAAAAAGATAAACAGGTTTATGCTTATTTGCGTGAATTAGATGGTAAAAAAGCAATTGTTATTTCCAATTTGACAAAAGATCATGCCATCTGGGAAGCTGAAGATGATGTTCCTGCTGTTTCCGAAAGTCAGCTTGCCCTTAAAAACTATGAAAGTGTAAAACCTCACGAACACGTATCTTCTTTGGAACTTCGACCGTTTGAAACGAGAGTATATATTCTGTAA
- a CDS encoding DoxX family membrane protein, whose product MLKQKVIFLIVLFTLLPVSASAHVKWFTEIEAERAAIETIISPFFVITALICATLLAMLPQLIPRFQLDHDPEKVVKWVSVVQPYTFFIIQYGLAVTLVMQVLTHGLFAPELIAPEGILGWLVYVTIVLLLIPHRFTARTAGVLLLVQFAFTTYAHSFLHMMDYVFYLGMIFMLLFHKTKLMPFNLGILYLTTGVSLCWVAVEKWVYPGMSVSAIVNNDVPTFGIMPDTFAVMAGFIEFMVGYLLIVGILNRILSLVLTMIFISTTMLFGWLEIVGHFPIHLILFIFIIEGKSFYKPPIEHHSTRVGRMAFIFSNFLFAVAFLLLIYYRLA is encoded by the coding sequence ATGTTGAAACAGAAAGTCATTTTTTTAATCGTGCTTTTCACCCTTCTGCCGGTGTCAGCTTCTGCCCACGTAAAATGGTTCACAGAAATTGAAGCAGAACGGGCAGCCATCGAAACGATAATCAGCCCTTTCTTTGTTATTACTGCTTTGATTTGTGCAACACTTCTTGCTATGCTTCCACAGCTTATTCCACGTTTTCAACTGGATCATGACCCTGAAAAAGTCGTCAAATGGGTGTCTGTGGTTCAGCCTTATACGTTTTTCATAATTCAATACGGTCTGGCCGTTACTTTAGTGATGCAGGTGTTAACTCACGGCCTTTTTGCTCCGGAATTAATTGCTCCGGAAGGAATTCTCGGCTGGCTCGTATACGTAACAATTGTGCTGCTTCTCATACCACACCGGTTTACAGCCAGGACAGCCGGAGTGCTGCTGCTCGTTCAGTTTGCTTTCACCACTTATGCACACAGCTTTCTTCACATGATGGATTATGTGTTTTATCTCGGCATGATTTTCATGCTGCTTTTTCACAAAACGAAGCTGATGCCATTTAATCTGGGTATTCTATACTTAACAACGGGAGTTTCCTTATGCTGGGTAGCCGTGGAAAAGTGGGTGTACCCGGGAATGTCGGTAAGTGCAATTGTCAATAATGACGTTCCGACTTTTGGCATTATGCCGGACACGTTTGCTGTCATGGCCGGGTTCATTGAATTTATGGTCGGCTATCTGCTTATCGTAGGGATTTTAAATCGGATATTAAGCCTCGTCCTTACGATGATATTTATTAGTACGACAATGCTTTTCGGCTGGCTGGAAATAGTCGGTCATTTCCCGATTCATCTGATTCTGTTCATTTTTATTATTGAAGGGAAATCTTTTTATAAGCCGCCGATTGAGCACCACAGTACCCGGGTCGGAAGAATGGCATTTATTTTTTCAAACTTCCTATTCGCTGTTGCCTTTCTTCTGCTTATTTACTACCGCCTTGCTTAG
- a CDS encoding ABC transporter ATP-binding protein, producing MRLIWNYLIKYRLAVAAALFLTLVELGVELIQPLLIAKIIDEGIMAEDTGVVLTWGGIMLFLSLIAFAAGIINSFYAAHASQNTGFDLRTDLYKRIQTFSFKNFQQFPTSSLLTRITNDIQQLQNTIFMSLRIMLRAPLLVAGSVIMALFVNWQLAMVLVAAVPLLIAVLLIIMRTAGRLFKQVQARVDKVNNVVQENLTAIRLIKSFTRRPYESGRFHDASEDLQHKTVRTMRIVEVSMPLILLVMNGCIMAVLWFGTTSINTGAVTVGEVVAIINYITRMTGALSIFSMIIIIFSRAKASAERVSDVLGTEEDMKQETAEAPLFRGDITYENVSFHYPQKKEKVLENIDFHVRAGERIAILGATGSGKTSMFQLLPRLYDAGSGSVKIDGLSVEQFTWKSLRSQIGYVPQEAMLFTGSIKENLRWGKEKASKSEMIDVLRDAQIYDTVAELPDGLDTRIGQRGVNLSGGQKQRISIARALIRRPRILLLDDSTSALDVKTEKRLLQALTKYRCTTLMITQKMSTTMEADRILLLDEGKLIAEGTHEELLTSSPLYKAIYESQFGEEGGDYA from the coding sequence ATGCGATTAATTTGGAACTATTTAATAAAATACAGACTGGCTGTAGCGGCTGCGCTTTTCCTTACTCTGGTCGAACTTGGAGTGGAATTGATTCAGCCGCTTCTCATTGCAAAAATAATTGATGAGGGCATTATGGCTGAAGATACCGGCGTTGTACTCACCTGGGGAGGAATTATGCTTTTCCTTTCCCTGATTGCCTTTGCAGCAGGTATTATAAATTCTTTTTATGCAGCGCATGCAAGTCAGAACACCGGCTTTGACCTGCGGACGGACCTCTACAAACGGATTCAGACATTTTCTTTTAAAAATTTTCAGCAGTTTCCAACCTCTTCCTTGTTAACAAGGATTACGAACGACATTCAGCAGCTGCAGAATACAATTTTCATGAGTCTGCGTATTATGCTGCGGGCACCTCTGCTCGTTGCAGGCTCTGTCATTATGGCTCTATTTGTCAACTGGCAGCTGGCTATGGTTCTTGTTGCTGCCGTTCCGCTTTTGATTGCAGTGCTGCTAATAATTATGCGGACAGCCGGCCGCCTGTTTAAACAGGTGCAGGCAAGAGTCGATAAAGTTAATAACGTCGTTCAGGAAAATTTAACAGCCATCCGGCTGATTAAATCATTCACTCGCAGACCGTATGAGTCGGGGCGCTTCCACGACGCATCTGAAGATCTGCAGCATAAAACGGTCAGGACGATGAGAATCGTCGAGGTTTCCATGCCGCTCATACTCCTGGTTATGAACGGGTGCATTATGGCTGTTCTCTGGTTTGGTACAACGAGCATAAATACCGGAGCGGTTACGGTAGGTGAAGTGGTAGCGATCATCAATTACATTACAAGGATGACAGGGGCCTTATCCATTTTTTCTATGATCATTATTATATTTTCAAGAGCTAAAGCATCCGCTGAACGTGTGTCGGATGTGCTGGGCACTGAGGAAGACATGAAACAGGAAACTGCCGAAGCCCCATTATTCCGGGGGGATATTACTTACGAAAACGTCTCGTTTCACTATCCTCAGAAAAAAGAGAAAGTTCTCGAGAATATTGATTTTCACGTCAGGGCTGGTGAAAGAATCGCGATTCTCGGCGCTACAGGCTCCGGAAAGACGTCCATGTTTCAACTGCTTCCGAGATTATATGACGCCGGCTCAGGCAGTGTGAAAATAGACGGTTTGAGTGTGGAACAGTTTACATGGAAAAGTCTGCGCTCTCAGATCGGCTACGTGCCGCAGGAAGCGATGCTGTTCACTGGTTCTATTAAGGAAAATCTGCGCTGGGGAAAAGAAAAAGCCTCCAAATCAGAAATGATTGATGTTCTCCGGGATGCACAGATATACGATACGGTCGCTGAGCTGCCTGATGGTCTCGATACGAGAATCGGTCAGCGCGGAGTGAATTTATCCGGGGGTCAGAAACAGCGTATTTCCATTGCGAGAGCCCTTATCCGCAGGCCGCGGATTTTACTGCTGGATGACAGTACGAGTGCCTTGGACGTAAAGACGGAGAAACGGCTTCTTCAGGCTTTGACGAAGTACCGCTGTACGACGCTCATGATTACTCAGAAGATGAGTACGACGATGGAGGCAGACAGAATCCTTCTCCTTGATGAAGGGAAACTGATTGCAGAAGGCACACACGAAGAGCTTCTGACTTCGTCCCCATTATATAAAGCGATTTACGAATCCCAGTTTGGAGAGGAGGGAGGAGACTATGCGTAA
- a CDS encoding ABC transporter ATP-binding protein encodes MRNEWTEPFRQPKLNTDPDSTEKKKRAEDWQGTLKRIWSYLMAHRRMLFMVILMITLSSLLALAGPLIVGLSIDNFLVDGNMEMIVYVLLALGVVYILHAATVFLQHFWMVSISQKTVYTIRTGLFDHMQKLPIPFFDRRQHGELMSRLTNDIENISNTLNSSVIQIFQSVLTLAGILIVMLYLSPLLTLITLIIVPLMIAGMKWITKRTGPLFKAQQQNLGEMNGYVQETMSGQRIIKSFSQEERVMREFDEKNQNLRLSGFWAQTISGFIPKLMNMLNNVSFAVIAGVGGLLALQNMVTIGVIVIFAEYARQFTRPLNDLANQFNVLLSAIAGAERVFSIMDEKDELHEDEGTEELPISEGRIAFENVRFGYGEEVTINNVSFAADKGETVAFVGPTGAGKTTIISLLSRFYDPDQGAILIDGKDIRQVKKESLRRHMAFVLQDSFLFAGTIRENIRYGKLQAADKEVEQAAELANAYSFIAKMPDGFDTKIDAEGGGISQGQKQLLSIARALLADPAILVLDEATSSIDTITELKIQEALRRLMHGRTSIVIAHRLNTIREADHIIVLQEGSVTEAGSHEQLLETKGFYADLFYSQKLS; translated from the coding sequence ATGCGTAATGAATGGACGGAGCCGTTCCGTCAGCCTAAATTAAATACTGATCCGGATTCGACTGAGAAGAAAAAACGTGCGGAGGACTGGCAGGGCACATTGAAACGGATCTGGTCCTACTTAATGGCTCACCGGCGGATGCTGTTTATGGTCATCCTTATGATTACGCTGAGTTCTCTGCTTGCTCTCGCTGGTCCGCTTATTGTAGGTCTTTCCATCGACAATTTTCTCGTCGATGGAAACATGGAAATGATTGTTTATGTTCTTCTGGCTCTAGGTGTCGTGTATATTCTCCACGCAGCGACTGTGTTTCTTCAGCATTTCTGGATGGTAAGTATTTCGCAGAAAACGGTCTACACGATACGCACCGGGCTTTTCGATCACATGCAGAAACTTCCGATTCCTTTTTTCGACCGCAGACAGCATGGAGAGTTGATGAGCAGACTCACAAATGACATAGAGAACATAAGCAATACGCTGAACAGCTCTGTGATTCAGATTTTTCAGAGTGTCCTCACTCTTGCAGGCATTCTTATCGTCATGCTTTACTTAAGCCCGCTGTTAACGCTTATTACTCTAATAATTGTCCCGTTGATGATTGCTGGAATGAAGTGGATTACGAAGCGTACAGGGCCGCTTTTTAAAGCTCAGCAGCAAAATCTCGGGGAGATGAACGGATACGTTCAGGAAACGATGAGCGGCCAGCGGATTATTAAATCCTTCTCTCAGGAGGAGCGGGTCATGCGGGAGTTTGACGAAAAAAATCAAAACCTGCGCCTCTCCGGCTTCTGGGCTCAGACGATCTCCGGCTTTATTCCAAAGCTGATGAATATGCTTAATAATGTCAGTTTTGCTGTCATTGCTGGGGTGGGAGGCCTGCTTGCTCTTCAAAACATGGTGACGATAGGTGTCATTGTCATATTTGCTGAGTATGCCCGGCAGTTTACCAGGCCGCTGAACGACCTGGCTAACCAGTTCAATGTCCTGCTTTCCGCCATCGCAGGAGCGGAGCGCGTTTTTTCCATTATGGATGAAAAAGATGAACTGCATGAAGATGAAGGAACAGAAGAGCTTCCGATTTCCGAAGGGCGGATAGCATTCGAAAATGTGCGTTTCGGATACGGAGAAGAAGTAACCATCAATAATGTTTCTTTTGCTGCGGATAAAGGGGAGACAGTAGCTTTCGTCGGTCCGACCGGAGCTGGGAAAACAACTATCATCAGCCTGCTTTCCCGCTTTTATGATCCGGATCAGGGAGCGATTTTAATCGATGGAAAAGATATCCGGCAGGTAAAAAAAGAATCGCTGCGCAGACATATGGCTTTTGTGCTGCAGGATTCTTTCCTGTTTGCAGGTACGATCCGGGAAAACATCCGCTACGGAAAACTGCAGGCAGCGGATAAAGAAGTTGAGCAAGCAGCTGAACTGGCGAATGCCTACTCGTTTATCGCGAAAATGCCGGATGGTTTTGATACGAAGATTGATGCAGAAGGGGGTGGGATCAGCCAGGGGCAGAAGCAGCTGCTGTCTATAGCAAGAGCTCTTCTGGCCGATCCGGCGATTCTCGTTCTTGATGAAGCCACGAGCAGTATTGATACGATTACGGAGTTGAAAATTCAGGAAGCGCTGCGCCGCCTGATGCATGGAAGGACAAGCATTGTCATTGCCCACCGACTGAATACGATCCGGGAGGCAGACCATATCATTGTCCTCCAGGAAGGAAGCGTAACGGAAGCAGGGAGCCACGAGCAGCTTCTTGAAACAAAAGGTTTTTATGCTGATCTGTTTTACAGCCAGAAGCTGTCTTAA
- a CDS encoding MDR family MFS transporter produces the protein MPKKPNNILIAAILLTGAFVTVLNQTLMITAIPPIMQEMNVTANTAQWLTTVFMLVNGIMIPITAFLIEKFTTRQLFMAAMITFALGTIVGGLSTNFEMLITGRVIQSAGAGIMLPLMQTVFLLIFPVEKRGTVMGYVGLTISFAPAIGPALSGWITDTLEWRFLFWIILPLIIIITVIAYKILENVTELKNPKVDPISITLSSVGFGGLLYGFTSAGNNGWTAGITLITLAVSAVTLFLFIKRQLAMHHPMLEFRVFKLRTFTLATIIGMIGFLGLIGLETLIPLYMQEMREFTALDSGLVLLPGALISGLMSPITGMIFDKYGARALAFTGLTIMTIATLGFVFIDIYATMTLLAFLFALRMFGFSMVMMPVTTSGLNELPRKLIPHGAAMNNTMRQIAASVGTALLVTVMTTTAQTVNVDSPSTTPDIVGLNTAMLVITILTFIGFILAFFLKNTSPMTDEEWDEREKKS, from the coding sequence ATGCCTAAAAAACCGAACAATATACTTATTGCCGCTATTCTGCTCACCGGTGCATTCGTCACCGTACTGAATCAGACGCTCATGATAACGGCTATTCCTCCTATTATGCAGGAAATGAATGTCACGGCAAATACAGCTCAATGGCTTACAACCGTTTTTATGCTCGTAAACGGCATAATGATACCAATTACCGCTTTTCTCATCGAGAAATTCACGACCAGACAGCTTTTTATGGCTGCAATGATTACTTTTGCTCTGGGAACCATTGTGGGCGGCCTTTCCACCAATTTTGAAATGCTCATTACCGGAAGAGTCATTCAGTCAGCCGGAGCAGGTATTATGCTCCCGCTGATGCAGACCGTTTTTCTGCTCATTTTCCCGGTGGAAAAACGCGGAACTGTGATGGGTTACGTGGGCCTGACCATTTCTTTCGCTCCAGCAATCGGTCCTGCTCTTTCGGGATGGATTACAGACACATTGGAATGGCGATTTTTATTCTGGATCATTCTTCCACTTATAATCATTATTACAGTCATCGCCTACAAAATTCTTGAAAATGTAACTGAACTGAAAAATCCTAAAGTAGATCCGATTTCCATAACCCTCTCCTCCGTCGGTTTCGGCGGCCTTCTTTACGGATTTACGAGTGCAGGAAACAATGGATGGACAGCAGGAATTACTTTAATTACGCTTGCCGTCAGCGCCGTTACGCTCTTCTTATTTATTAAAAGGCAGCTCGCTATGCACCATCCTATGCTTGAATTCCGCGTGTTTAAGCTGAGGACGTTCACGTTAGCAACAATTATCGGAATGATTGGTTTTCTCGGTCTCATCGGCCTGGAAACACTGATTCCTCTTTATATGCAGGAAATGAGAGAGTTTACCGCGCTTGATTCCGGGCTCGTCCTTCTTCCCGGCGCTCTGATTTCCGGTCTTATGTCTCCAATTACAGGCATGATATTCGATAAGTACGGGGCAAGGGCTCTTGCTTTCACAGGGTTGACGATTATGACTATAGCAACGCTCGGATTCGTGTTTATAGATATTTATGCGACGATGACTCTGCTGGCTTTTCTGTTTGCGCTGAGAATGTTCGGGTTTTCGATGGTCATGATGCCCGTTACGACTTCCGGATTAAATGAACTGCCGAGAAAATTAATCCCTCACGGAGCGGCCATGAACAATACGATGCGTCAGATCGCCGCTTCTGTCGGTACCGCTCTTCTCGTTACGGTCATGACGACAACCGCTCAGACCGTAAACGTCGATTCGCCTTCAACGACGCCTGACATCGTCGGTCTCAATACAGCTATGCTCGTCATCACGATCCTGACGTTTATCGGTTTTATTCTTGCCTTTTTCCTGAAAAACACTTCTCCGATGACGGACGAGGAATGGGATGAACGGGAGAAAAAAAGCTGA